The genomic region AGTTGACCGGCCAGCAGCGGCCCGGCGATCGAGCCCAACCGGCCCACCGCCACCGCAGCGCCCACGCCGGTACCGCGCACGACGGTCGGGTAGTACGCCGCCGCCAGCGCATACAGCACCGACTGCGCGCCGATCACGAACAGCCCCGCCATGAAGGCGCCGGCCGACATCGATGCCATGCCGCCCGCCGCGGCCAGCAACGACAACGCCGCGATGATGCCGACATACATGCCCGACACCACCCAGCGCGGGCGCGCCGCATCCATCAGCATGCCAATGCCAGCGCGCCGGCACCGCCGCCGATGTTGAACAGGATCTGCACCGTGCCCACCTGCGGCCGGCTCAGCCCCTGCGCGGCCATCAGGGAGGGCAACCAGTTGAGCAGGAAATACAGCACGATCAGCGTGAAGAAATAGCTGACCCACAGGAACAGCGTAGCCGCCATGCGGCGCTCGCCAAACAGCGCCCAAGACACCGGCGGCGGCTGGATGGCGCCGCGCTGCGCGCTGTCGAACCGGCGCGATTCCTGCAGCGTCAGCAGCAACGGCACCACCACCAGCGGGCCGAAGCCTCCCACGTAGAAGATGTGGCGCCAGCCGGAATCGCCGGCGCTCAACATGCCGACCACCGCGGCGATGGCACCGCCGAATGGAATGCCGCAATACATGACGCTCACGGCGGTGTTGCGCAGGCGTGCGGGTACCGCTTCGGCACACAGCGCGATCAGGTTGGGCATGGCGGCACCCAGGCCCGATGCCGGTGGCCACGCGAATCATCAGCAGGCTGTTGAAATCCCACACGTGCGCGGTGGCGATCGAAAAGATGCCGAACAGCGCCGTCGCCAGGATCAGCACGCGCTTGCGGCCGATGCGATCGGCCAGCCGGCCGCCCAGCATGGCGCCGGCAACAGGCCGAACGTGCCGGCGCTGAATGCGAGGCCCATCTGCCCGACCGACAGGCCGAACTCGCGCGCCATGCGCGGCGCAGCCACGCCGATGGATTGCAGATCGAGCCCCTCAAGCAGCGCAACGATGAAGCACAGCCCGAGCGTCATGGCGACGCCGGGGCCAACGGTCTCCCGGCTCAACGTCGTGGTGGTGGTTTGCATGGCATCTCCTTCCGGATGTTGGGCGGCCGTCATTGGCAACTGAAGCTCGAGGCGTCGTTGATGTTGCCCGGTGCCCGTGTAGCGCGCGATCTTCGGGTAGGCGCACAGCGGGCGCGTGCGGTCGTGGCCGGCGGCATTCCAGTCGCTGGGCACTTCGGGCATTCGGCACGGCGTTGGCGGGGCCGCGCGCGGTGGCGACCACGCTGTCGGCGCCACGCCGCGTTCCACCCAGGCCACCAGCGGCGTGAGCATGTCGAACTGGTCAGCCGTCGGGCCGCCCGCGCAGTGATTCATGGGGCACGGATAGAAGCGCGCGAAGTTGCTGGCATCGCCGCCGTTGGCTGCGGCCAGGCGCTGGTACCAGTCGGTCGTGTCGTCGGACGAGAACACCGGGTCGCTCGTGCCGTGATAGAATCAGTTTGGCGCCGCGCCCCTTGAGCGTGCCGAGGTTGGTCTCATCGGGCGGCGTCATGAACGACCAGGCGGATTCGGTGTACGTGGCGTCTGTGGCGAAGATCTTCGGCGCGTCGGTGTCCATGTTGAACGCCAGGCCATACGCGGTGAGCGACGTGATAGCCGACGCCGGCTGCGGCGTGGTCGTAAACACGAACGCCAGCGCTGCGGGGTCGAGCTGGATCGAGTTGCCCTGCTTCCACGCCGCCCAGTTGCTGCCGCTGATGCCGGCGTCAAACGAAAAGCCCGAGTACAACGCCTGCCCCGCACTGTTGCGCGCGCCGGCAAACAGGTTGGCCATCACGGCTTTCTGCGCGGCGGTCAGGCAGGTGCCGTCACGGCGCCGGTGCAGGTCGGCACGTCGTTGGCGAGGCTGAAGGCGGTCTGGCACGCCTTGAGGTTGTTGATCATGCCGTCGTCGTGCCGTCCAATGCGTCGCACTTGGCGAGTACGTGGGTGGCGACCATGGCGCGCTCCGCGGCGCTCAGGGACGTGGTGATGTCTGGGAAGCCCGCGCTGGTGTTAGCGGTCGCCACCGTCGCGAGCTGCTGCGCGCTGTAGACCTCGTTGATGGCTGCCTTGGGCAGGTGGAAGCCCGGGTCGCCGGCCACGATGCCGTCATACGCATTGCCGAACGCGGCGGCGGCCACCATCGCATGGCGCCCGCCGTTGGAGCACCCGCCAAAGTAGCTGCGGTCCGGCGCCTTGCCGTACACCTGCGCGATCATCGACTTGGCCATCGGCGTGAGCGTGGCAACGGCGTTGTAGCCGTAATCCAGACGCGCCTGCGGGTCGCGCGCCGAACAGCGGCACCTGGCTACCGTTGTGCCCGGCATCCGAACTGATGACGGCAAATCCGGAGCCAGCGCACTGCTGACCGGGCCACCGCCGAGCGTGCCGAGCGCCGTGGCCACCGCGCCATCCAGCCCGCCGTTGGCCTGGTATTAGAAGCGACCGTTCCATGCCTTGGCAGGCGCATCTCGAAACCAATGGCGTAGGTCTTGCCGTCCACCGGGCTCACACGCGTGTTCATGGTGCCGGTGACCAGGCAGTGCTCGGGCACGGCGTTGCCGCCCACGCTCAACGTGCCAGCGGCCACGGTCGAGATGGCGGTGATGCTGGTGTTGGCAAAACTCAGCTTGCCGGCAAAGCTCTCGCACGCGGCGGCGAGATTCAAACCCGTGGCAGGCGAAAGCTGCGGCAGCTGCGATGCTTGCGACGACGATGCGTCGCTGGTGCTGTCGTCGTTGCTGCCGGCGCAGCTCAGCGTGAGGGCGAGCGCGGCCAAGCGCCATGCCCCGTGACATGACGGTCTTCATGAGTCTCCTCCTGGGTGGATGAAACCGGTCTTTGCCGGTTGGGTGTCGTGCTGCGTTGAAATCAGCCCGCGCGAATCACGGCGGGATCGCCATCGCGATACAGCGTGTCGACCTGCTCGGCACGGTGGGCCAGCACGGCGCGCTGGTTGAGCGTGCCCTTGTCGGTGATCTCGCCGCGGTCGAGCGATGGCGGCACATCGAGCAACAGCAGCGCGCCACGCGCGTGCGCTGCCGGTGGCCGTGGCGTTCAGTTCGTGCAGCAGCGCGGCAAATGCGGCGCGCACGGCGGGGGCGGCCAGCACTTCGGCTGCGCTGGCGCTTGGCGGCAGGCCAGACAGCCGCCGGCATCGCTCCACCTGCGGGAACACCAGCAAGCCGATGTCGTCACGGTTCATGCCGGCAATCACCACGTCCTGCACATACGGCGCGCCTGCGGCGATCACGCGTGCGCGCAACGGGCCCACGCTGACGAACGTGCCGGAGCTGAGCTTGAAGTCCTCCGCGATGCGGCCATCGAAGACCAGGC from Arthrobacter methylotrophus harbors:
- a CDS encoding AMP-binding protein, yielding MTGQHCGERIRIMAGLGMTETSPCCLFTTRPIMRSGYVGTPAPGCELKLVPVGDKLEARFRGPHVMRGYWRLSEEPAAPVFDEDGYYCSGDALRFYDADHPKKGLVFDGRIAEDFKLSSGTFVSVGPLRARVIAAGAPYVQDVVIAGMNRDDIGLLVFPQVERCRRLSGLPPSASAAEVLAAPAVRAAFAALLHELNATATGSARAWRAAVARCAAIARPRRDHRQGHAQPARRAGPPCRAGRHAVSRWRSRRDSRGLISTQHDTQPAKTGFIHPGGDS
- a CDS encoding tannase/feruloyl esterase family alpha/beta hydrolase, translating into MPSSVRMPGTTVARCRCSARDPQARLDYGYNAVATLTPMAKSMIAQVYGKAPDRSYFGGCSNGGRHAMVAAAAFGNAYDGIVAGDPGFHLPKAAINEVYSAQQLATVATANTSAGFPDITTSLSAAERAMVATHVLAKCDALDGTTTA
- a CDS encoding MFS transporter; this encodes MPNLIALCAEAVPARLRNTAVSVMYCGIPFGGAIAAVVGMLSAGDSGWRHIFYVGGFGPLVVVPLLLTLQESRRFDSAQRGAIQPPPVSWALFGERRMAATLFLWVSYFFTLIVLYFLLNWLPSLMAAQGLSRPQVGTVQILFNIGGGAGALALAC